TTACAAAGCATTTATCAAACCTTCTCTCGTTATAACAGGACCAATGAGCCATCTCCCCAACACAATTGTAAAGCAGCATGgagatgaaaatttgaatgttgtcaACTATGTTGACTATGGTTAATTTCACTATATTTATTAGTTGCAATAATTTTAGTAATCATAATTTTCGGCAATTgccaaaatatttaaggaaaagatTTCCGTATTATTCGCGTGATAAACGCTTTTAGAACCAATAAATCTCGACAtaatttacaaactttttttttaatatttcaggcaGTTATAGACATGCTGCATTTCTTGCCCGATGAGATAACCGTAAAAGTTGTTAATAAATTTATCGTGGTCAAAGGCGAACATACAAAAAAGCAAGACGAACACGGTCGGATTTCCAGACATTTCTCCAGAAAATACCTGGTTCCGGAACAGTACGACTATGAAGAGGTTAAGTCTAGCCTTTCATCGGACGGCGTTTTGACCATTACAGCCCCCAGGAAATACGATCCAAAGTATCATCACCAGAAACACGTCAAAATTGAGGTAACAGGAAAACCCGTGGCTCGCGAAATTTTAGAGGCCGAGAAAGAAGATATGATGTCGAATGTACGTCTTAATTCATTAGCTTTATTAATCATATCATCTTCATAATATGTAAAACAAAGAgactacattttataaaatatagtcCTGTGTTTTATTTTGCGTCAGTTACTcatcttagaaatttaattatcttttgtacaaaaacaaaaactttatttattattttaccatTTGACTTTTGGGTTTTAAATGAATGTCTATGCAGTTAATGAAAATCAAAGACAATAATACATATACTacgtaatatataaaaaaatttgaccgcTTCGCACTTGATTATGGATTTCCTTCGCGCTACACGCTCGGCTTttctttttcttccaaatttgtgcaaatatatttttaaattaaagttcataacatcgacaactgtaatttgatgattgtgaattctcttttgttaaagctccttaggCTTTAAGAGGGCTGGGGACACCCGTGGGAAatctgagttgagtgtgcgagagacaccgaaatatgataagcacgccccaAAGGGTTTAGCTTCTGAgtggaaaaaaaaattcgacagccaatcacagttggaatattttcagaaaaaagggtacacagtaaaaaaaagtgtgaaaaaaatttcctgtgaGAAAGTAATAATCAGGGGACCGTCAGCCAGGTTCAGGCATTATCTGGAAAACAGTACCCTTG
This Belonocnema kinseyi isolate 2016_QV_RU_SX_M_011 chromosome 3, B_treatae_v1, whole genome shotgun sequence DNA region includes the following protein-coding sequences:
- the LOC117169860 gene encoding protein lethal(2)essential for life-like, which encodes MLHFLPDEITVKVVNKFIVVKGEHTKKQDEHGRISRHFSRKYLVPEQYDYEEVKSSLSSDGVLTITAPRKYDPKYHHQKHVKIEVTGKPVAREILEAEKEDMMSNVRLNSLALLIISSS